Below is a window of Desulfurispira natronophila DNA.
CAACTTGGCATAAGCATCAAGACGGTGGAAACCCATAAATCAAATATTATGGATGCGCTCGGGACAAGAAAACGCTCAGATCTCGTTAAGTACGCCCTTGCCCACGGCCTGATTAACGCTTACCAACCGTGAAGCGCCTAGATCCGCTACCTGCATCCTGGCATTCTTGCTGGATAAAACTAACACTACTGCCGTGAATAGATACATCTTGACAAACATTACTTTCCCGCATATTTTGATAGTTAGCGAAATATCGAAGGGTTGTTTATGCAAATCAGTGAAGTGTTAACTGCCGTAAAATCCCTCTCCGACTTAGGTCGTTTGCGCACGGTGTTTGCATTGCTGGATCATAAGGAACTGTGTGCCTGCCAGATTACGGAATTGCTACGTCTGACACCGGCTACCGTCTCCCGCCATATGAGCATCCTGCAGGCAGCAAATCTCGTTCTCAGTCGCAAAGAAGGACGGTGGGTGTACTATTGCCTCTCTCCAGACTTTCCCAAAGAGCTTCTAGCATGGCTGAGCCAGGCTCGCGCCAACTGCCCGACAGCCACGAGCGATGCCGACAGCCTTCAGGATATTCTTGTGTGCGATCCATCCGAACTGTGTCGCAAGCAGTCCGTGCGTCAATAATTTCACGGGAACTCACCTGCAGGGAACAACGTTTTAGATGGCGCCTTTTATTATCTG
It encodes the following:
- a CDS encoding ArsR/SmtB family transcription factor → MQISEVLTAVKSLSDLGRLRTVFALLDHKELCACQITELLRLTPATVSRHMSILQAANLVLSRKEGRWVYYCLSPDFPKELLAWLSQARANCPTATSDADSLQDILVCDPSELCRKQSVRQ